Proteins co-encoded in one Blastocatellia bacterium genomic window:
- a CDS encoding S46 family peptidase — protein MKKRSSLTISVLLLTSLISGPVALAEEGMWTFDNPPIKQLQERYGFTPTQEWLDHVRLSCVRFNDGGSGSFVSPNGLVLTNHHVGRGQIQKLSSPQNDYIKNGFYAPSMADELKCPDLELNVLVAMENVTARVQGAVKKGMSAKEALDARKAEIARIEKESLASTGLRSDVVTLYQGGEYWLYRYKKYTDVRLVFAPEQQIAFFGGDPDNFTYPRHDLDFALFRVYENDKPLQTKHYLKWSANGAADGELVFVAGHPGRTDRLQTVAQMELQRDHLFPLTLRTLQRRLAALRRYAERGPEEARQVAGLIFGLENSLKATTGYHQGLLDKNVMAKKQQEEKEFRALVARNKEWQKEYGDAWDAIANAQAKYLEMLKPIRYRALTGQARLPALALAIVQYVAEVKKPDGERLDGFREAQLESLRFRLLSKAPVYPGVDEVVLADSLQESLEALGPNDPFIKAVLNGRQPADVAREVIAGTKLADVEFRRSLLDGGEAVVANSNDPLIVMARKIDPFVREMNKWLETNVRSIEAAASEKIGKARFAVYGKTTYPDATFTLRLSYGTVKGYPMNGTIAPPKTTFYGLYDRAHSFDMKPPFDLPARYIQREKNLDLSTPLNMVTTHDIIGGNSGSPVINREAELVGLIFDGNIESLAGRFVYQEEKNRAVSVHSAAIIEALRKIYDAGALADELEGKMSATMTAK, from the coding sequence ATGAAAAAACGGTCGAGTCTTACCATCAGCGTTTTGTTGCTTACGTCATTGATAAGTGGGCCGGTAGCGCTGGCCGAGGAAGGGATGTGGACGTTCGATAATCCGCCGATCAAACAATTGCAGGAGCGATACGGCTTCACGCCGACGCAGGAGTGGCTCGATCACGTGCGACTCTCTTGCGTGCGATTTAATGATGGTGGTTCAGGCTCATTTGTCAGCCCTAACGGGTTGGTGTTAACCAATCATCACGTCGGTCGCGGACAAATTCAGAAGCTCTCGTCGCCACAGAATGACTACATCAAAAACGGTTTCTACGCGCCGAGCATGGCCGATGAACTGAAGTGCCCAGACCTGGAGCTCAATGTGTTAGTAGCGATGGAAAACGTGACGGCTCGCGTGCAGGGCGCCGTGAAAAAAGGTATGAGCGCCAAAGAAGCCTTGGACGCGCGTAAAGCGGAGATTGCTCGAATTGAGAAAGAGAGTTTGGCCTCGACCGGCCTGCGCTCGGATGTGGTCACGCTCTATCAGGGCGGCGAGTATTGGCTCTACCGGTACAAAAAATACACGGATGTGCGATTGGTGTTTGCGCCGGAGCAGCAAATCGCCTTCTTCGGCGGCGACCCAGATAACTTCACCTACCCACGCCATGATCTGGACTTTGCCCTGTTTCGCGTGTATGAAAACGACAAGCCGCTCCAAACCAAACACTATTTGAAATGGAGCGCCAATGGCGCCGCAGATGGCGAGCTCGTTTTTGTCGCAGGTCATCCAGGCCGGACGGATCGGTTGCAAACCGTCGCTCAGATGGAGTTGCAACGTGATCACCTCTTCCCCCTCACGCTCCGTACACTGCAACGTCGGCTGGCCGCCTTGCGCCGCTACGCTGAGCGCGGACCAGAAGAGGCGCGACAGGTTGCCGGTTTGATCTTTGGACTGGAGAATTCATTGAAAGCAACGACAGGATATCATCAAGGATTGCTGGACAAGAACGTGATGGCCAAGAAGCAACAAGAAGAAAAAGAATTTCGCGCTCTGGTGGCTCGTAATAAAGAGTGGCAAAAAGAGTACGGCGACGCGTGGGACGCAATAGCCAACGCACAGGCTAAGTATCTGGAGATGCTCAAACCGATCCGCTACCGCGCGCTAACTGGCCAGGCGCGTTTGCCAGCTCTTGCCTTAGCGATCGTGCAATATGTGGCCGAGGTCAAAAAGCCCGATGGGGAACGGCTAGACGGCTTTCGTGAGGCACAGCTTGAATCATTGAGGTTCCGCCTGCTGTCCAAGGCTCCCGTCTATCCGGGCGTAGACGAGGTCGTGTTGGCCGACAGCCTGCAGGAATCACTCGAAGCATTAGGGCCAAACGATCCGTTCATCAAAGCAGTGTTGAATGGCCGTCAGCCAGCAGATGTGGCGCGAGAGGTGATTGCCGGCACCAAATTGGCCGATGTTGAGTTTCGCCGATCGTTGCTCGATGGCGGTGAAGCTGTTGTGGCTAACTCCAATGATCCACTCATTGTCATGGCTCGCAAGATTGATCCTTTCGTCCGAGAGATGAACAAGTGGTTGGAGACAAACGTCAGGAGTATCGAAGCAGCGGCCAGCGAAAAAATCGGGAAAGCACGATTCGCCGTTTACGGGAAGACGACCTATCCTGATGCCACGTTCACGTTGCGACTCTCTTATGGTACCGTCAAAGGATACCCTATGAATGGCACCATCGCTCCGCCGAAAACAACATTCTACGGCCTCTATGATCGGGCGCATAGCTTCGATATGAAACCCCCGTTCGACTTGCCAGCGCGATACATCCAGCGGGAAAAAAACTTGGACTTATCTACGCCGCTTAACATGGTCACGACCCACGACATCATTGGAGGTAACTCCGGCTCACCCGTCATCAATCGGGAGGCTGAGTTGGTTGGCTTGATCTTCGACGGTAACATCGAAAGCTTGGCCGGTCGGTTCGTCTATCAAGAAGAAAAAAATCGTGCCGTTTCCGTCCATAGCGCCGCCATCATTGAGGCGTTGCGCAAGATTTATGACGCCGGTGCGCTGGCTGACGAGCTAGAAGGTAAAATGTCGGCGACGATGACGGCAAAATAA
- a CDS encoding carbon-nitrogen hydrolase family protein, whose product MTVMKIAGIQAAPVFLNRQATLDKMLDAIAEAARNGASLCAFPEVYLCGYPAWLSLTGGARFNDDRQKEAYAMLLDQAVSLDGPEIRALERAAREHDIFVYAGVSERHNGTVYCTLAAIDPHKGLINAHRKLKPTYEERLVWGDGDGHGLRVLNYNGWRVGGLNCWENWMPLARAAMYAQGEELHVSVWPGSHKLVEENAPFVAREGRVYVLGVCGVLRAQDIPDAFPLKREMLQQEAIFYNGGTSIYGPDGQCAAGPLVDEEGIVYAEIDLRQVRRERQNFDPAGHYARPDVLTLHVNRFRHTNASFDE is encoded by the coding sequence ATGACCGTTATGAAGATTGCTGGTATTCAAGCCGCGCCTGTCTTTCTCAATCGCCAGGCGACGTTGGATAAGATGCTTGATGCTATCGCTGAAGCTGCACGAAACGGTGCGTCCCTTTGTGCGTTCCCCGAAGTATACCTCTGTGGCTATCCAGCGTGGTTGAGTTTGACCGGCGGCGCCCGGTTCAATGACGACCGTCAGAAAGAAGCCTACGCGATGTTACTTGATCAAGCAGTCAGCCTAGATGGTCCTGAGATACGCGCGCTCGAGCGTGCTGCGCGCGAACACGACATCTTCGTTTATGCCGGTGTTAGCGAGCGCCACAACGGTACTGTCTATTGCACGCTGGCCGCGATTGATCCGCACAAAGGGCTCATCAACGCGCATCGCAAGCTCAAGCCGACTTACGAAGAACGACTCGTGTGGGGTGACGGTGATGGGCATGGTTTACGCGTACTGAATTACAACGGCTGGCGCGTCGGCGGCTTAAACTGCTGGGAGAACTGGATGCCGCTGGCGCGCGCGGCCATGTATGCTCAAGGTGAAGAGCTGCATGTGTCAGTGTGGCCAGGCAGCCACAAGCTGGTTGAAGAGAATGCTCCGTTTGTAGCGAGAGAAGGGCGCGTTTATGTGCTTGGCGTATGCGGCGTGCTGCGCGCACAAGACATCCCCGACGCATTTCCGTTGAAGCGCGAGATGCTCCAGCAGGAAGCAATTTTCTATAATGGTGGCACGAGCATCTATGGGCCCGACGGTCAATGTGCAGCCGGTCCACTGGTTGATGAAGAAGGGATCGTTTATGCGGAGATTGATTTGAGGCAGGTCCGCCGCGAACGACAGAATTTTGATCCTGCCGGACACTATGCGCGACCTGATGTACTGACGCTACATGTTAATCGCTTCCGTCATACTAACGCTTCATTTGATGAATGA